Part of the Cereibacter sphaeroides 2.4.1 genome, AGGCGAAACGGTTTCGCTTTTGCCGCCGGTCGTGATGTGGGGGTTTTCGAGCGTGTCGCCATCCGGGTGCGCCGGAAGGTTCAGGCCCGCGCGGACCTCGTTCGCGGTCATCGCGCTCATGGCGCGATACTGCCCATAGGCGGTTGCGCGGGCGGCGTGGCTCGTGGTCAGCAGGTCGTCGGTGACAAACTCGGCCGTCAGCTCGCGGCGCTCGTCGGGGGTCAGCAGACAGCGGGCATAGGCCCATTCCCATGCGCGCAGCCACGGGCGCAGCGTGAATTGCAGGAATTGCCGGTTCTGCTCTTCGAGGTTGCTCCACGTTCCGCGCGACAGCTCGCCTAGCATCGTGACCGGAATCCTGAATGCGCGGGCAATCTCGCGGATCTGTTCAAGCCGATTCTCGGCAAACTGGCTGTCGGCGAGGGTCGCGGACAGGGCCTGATAGTCCATGCCTTCGTCAAGGATCGCCGTGCCGCCGGAGTTGCGCCCGGAGTGCGTGGTGAACCACGAGGCCGCGAGCTTCCGCTTCGCGTCCACGTCGAGGATCTTCGGGCTTTTGATGATGCCGGACGGGCGCCCGCCGTTGCGGAAGAGGCTGCCGATATGGTCCTCGAAGGCAATGGCGAGCGCGATGGCCTCGCGGCCCAGGCTGATCGGCGAGCCGCCGAAGGCGCGGACATGCAGCACGTCCGCGAAGCCGTAGCTCGCGGGGCCAGTGTTGGTCGCGACGATGTAGAGGGGCGAGCCGTCCGGCGCGGCGTCGAGGCGCACGGCGGCCGGGTCCAGCCGGTGCAGCTCCAGCGGGCGGCCGTCGCTCGCGCGCACGACGAGGGCGAAGCCGCCATGATCGTTCAGAAGGGCGTCGGCCGTGAGCTGGGCGCGCAGCTCGGCGGCCGAGGTCCACGGGTTCGCCTCGTCATGGATCAGGCGATAGGCCGGATGATCGCGCCGCGTCAGCTTCCCGGCGTCGAAGATCTTCACCGGCAGCGCGCCGACCGTCTCGGCGATCAGGCCCACGGCGCAGGCCACGGCCGGAACGCGCAAGGCCGCGCCCGTGGTGATGAAGGCGCCGGTCACGGTCGGCCGGGCGCCGAAGATCTCGAACGCCTCGGCTGAGGTCAGCGTGACCGCCGCCTTCTGCTCGGCCTTCGGCTTCCGACTGAAAAACATGAGACGCGGTGCATTCCATCAAATTTATCTTGACAGAAGAATCTCACACCGCGAGTCGGGGATCAAGCAAATTGTTATGTTATAACATTAGCGAGGTGGTCCAAGTTCAGGCCGGGATACTGAATAGCTTCGATCAGCTTCACCCGTTGCTCAAGCATCCCCTGAGGCATGATCCCGTAGCGCCCGGTCATGCTGCCTTCGGTGTGGCCGAGGATGAAGCCGAACTCATTATCTAGGTAGCCAGCCCGGCGCAGCGCGTCGGCAGCACCGTGACGGAACGAGTAGAGGGACAATCCGCGACCTGACTTCAAACCGATGCGCGCGAGATACTTCCCGAACTCGCGGGAAAACTCGCTCATCATCTGCCCGCGCTCGTTCCTCTTGGCGCCGGGGAAAAGTCGCTTGTCGCCAGCTTCAACGCGCTGCGAATGA contains:
- a CDS encoding phage portal protein, translated to MTGAFITTGAALRVPAVACAVGLIAETVGALPVKIFDAGKLTRRDHPAYRLIHDEANPWTSAAELRAQLTADALLNDHGGFALVVRASDGRPLELHRLDPAAVRLDAAPDGSPLYIVATNTGPASYGFADVLHVRAFGGSPISLGREAIALAIAFEDHIGSLFRNGGRPSGIIKSPKILDVDAKRKLAASWFTTHSGRNSGGTAILDEGMDYQALSATLADSQFAENRLEQIREIARAFRIPVTMLGELSRGTWSNLEEQNRQFLQFTLRPWLRAWEWAYARCLLTPDERRELTAEFVTDDLLTTSHAARATAYGQYRAMSAMTANEVRAGLNLPAHPDGDTLENPHITTGGKSETVSPLPDEESA